From the genome of Schaalia odontolytica:
CGACGCGGCCGTCAAGGTCCGTATCGCGACCGACGACCCGACGCTGTTCCGCGCGGCGACGCGTAACTTCCTGTACAAGACGACCGCCGAGATCTCCGAGGAGGTGCGTGACACCCTCGAGGGCCACCTGCGCGCCATTATCGGTCAGATGCGACTGACCGACATCATCACCGACCGCGCGGCCTTCTCCGAGCGCGTCCAGGAGAACGCGAAGCAGGACCTGGAGGAGATGGGCCTCGAGATCGTCGCCTTCAACATCCAGAACGTGACCGACCAGAACGGCGTCATCGACAACCTCGGTATCGACAACACGGAGCAGATCCGCAAGACCGCGGCCATCGCGAAGGCGAACGCGCAGAAGGAGGTCGCGCAGGCGACCGCCGTCGCCCAGAAGGAAGCCAACGACGCCCAGGTCGCCTCCCAGCTGGAGATCGCCCAGAAGCAGACGGACCTCGCCAAGCGCCAGGCCGCTCTGAAGGTCGAGGCCGACACCGAGAAGGCAAAGGCCGACGCCGCCTACGAGATCCAGTCCCAGATTCAGCGCCGCGACATTGAGCGCGAGACCGCGCAGGCCGACATCGTCAAGCAGGAGCAGCAGGCCGTCATCAAGGAGAAGGAAGTCGTCGTCACCAAGCAGGCCCTGCAGGCCGAGGTGAACGCAAAGGCCGATGCCGACCGCTACGCCGCCGAAAAGAAGGCCGACGCGGCCCTGTACGCGCGTCAGCGCCAGGCCGAGGCCGAGGCGTTCGAACGCACCAAGAAGGCCGACGCCGACAAGCAGGCCATGCTCGCCGAGGCGCAGGGTATTGAGGCTCGAGGCCGCGCCGAGGCCTCCGCGATCGCTGCGAAGCTGACGGCCGAGGCCGAGGGTCTCGAGAAGAAGGCCGAGGCCATGACCAAGATGAACCAGGCGGCCGTGTTGGAAATGTACTTCCGTGCGCTGCCCGAGGTGGCACGCGCCGTGGCCGAGCCCCTCTCCAAGGTCGACACCATCACGATGTACGGCGAGGGCAACAACGCCCAGATGGTCGGCGACATTACGAAGTCGATCAGCCAGATCAACGCGGGCCTGGGCGATTCGTTGGGCCTGGACCTGCAGCAGATGTTCACGGCGCTCGTGGGCGCCAAGGTCGTCTCCCCGACGATCTCCGACGCGGTTGCGGAGGGCGTGCGCGACGCCTCCGTCCCGAATCCTCCGCAGGAGTGAGCGAGGCCCACGCTCAACGCGGGCGGTAGCCACCTGCACCGCGGGCGCGGCGCG
Proteins encoded in this window:
- a CDS encoding flotillin family protein — protein: MPLLSTAAIAVAATVFFLLFLWASFVSASPGEIKVISGPRGQRVLHGKTGWKVPLLERVDTMTASMISVDAQTTDFVPTNDYINVRVDAAVKVRIATDDPTLFRAATRNFLYKTTAEISEEVRDTLEGHLRAIIGQMRLTDIITDRAAFSERVQENAKQDLEEMGLEIVAFNIQNVTDQNGVIDNLGIDNTEQIRKTAAIAKANAQKEVAQATAVAQKEANDAQVASQLEIAQKQTDLAKRQAALKVEADTEKAKADAAYEIQSQIQRRDIERETAQADIVKQEQQAVIKEKEVVVTKQALQAEVNAKADADRYAAEKKADAALYARQRQAEAEAFERTKKADADKQAMLAEAQGIEARGRAEASAIAAKLTAEAEGLEKKAEAMTKMNQAAVLEMYFRALPEVARAVAEPLSKVDTITMYGEGNNAQMVGDITKSISQINAGLGDSLGLDLQQMFTALVGAKVVSPTISDAVAEGVRDASVPNPPQE